The segment GAAGTGGGCAGTGGGCCAAGTCAGTGCTGCCCTGGAGGAGCCTGAAGCTCTGCAGCAGAGAGCCAGTGCATTAAAGATGACCTCAGAAAAAGTGTTAGGAAGAAACGAAATGGCAGGAGCACAATTTTTTACAAGTgtacttttattactttttattaactTATATTATCTTGTTGGCTTCATGTAAACTTATCTCTTATGGGTAAAACAGATCATGTTCTTatgatatttaagaaaaaaaatcttatgaatGCTAAGATTTTTGAAGCAgattaaatattcttaaattatCAAAAACCTAACTTCGGgcaggcgagatggctcagcgggtaagaacactgactactcttccaaaggtcctgagttcggatcccagcaaccacatggtgactcacatccACCCGTAGtaagacctgacgccctcttctggtgcttctgaaaatagctatagtgtattatgccggatggagcggggctgtcctgagttcaatttccagcagccacatgatggctcaaggccatctatacagctacagtgtactcatacacataaaataaataaataaatcttaaaaaaacaaaacaaaacaaaaaactaacttCCTAAGCAATTTTTACCTGTCTCTTTCCTTGTCCCTTCAAAATGTAACATGAATTATCTATATTTCCTGAACCTTACAGTGAATTTCCAAATAGCACTTTATTTAATCAATACGATTTTATAATCTCTTCAAAAACAACTTTCTCAACTCCAACATTCTTATGATTGATACTTTTGAATTATATATGCTGCCAGTGTCACCAAGCTACAATGACCTTTTTGTATACTTTTGTGTACTATGTTATTGTTAACTGTAACTATGCAGTATAGGACACTATAGCCCATATTAGCATTCAAGAGTTAGTAATCTTCATTTCTGGGAGATAACTGCTTAGCTCATAATGCCTGTTCTGTTTGCCTTTATCTTTTCAATGAAAATACCCATttgaacaataacaaaaagcaaaaaaaaaaaaaaagatagctatCTCAAAATATTAATGCTTATGTGCTTTTCACACATCTTAAGAGTTTTTAATATGACTAATCAAATTTGTTAATTTAGACATAATCCTAGATTATTTCATCATCTTTTCTGGTATCCTTTCACCCAGAAGCCCTTAACAGTCCTATTAGAAACTCTCACATTTGAAAACAACAGCGACAAACACTGAACGGCACCTGTGAAGCCAAAGGCTGTACTGCACATGGCTTGCACAGCTCGCTTGggccaggagacagaagcagatgtgAGAGTCATTCCAGCGCCCTCAGTGGCTCTCGCACTCCTTGGCTCTCTTTGTCTTAGCTCTACCTTCTGCCTATTCTCTACTGACTTCCCCCTTATGCTTTCCTCTCCTTACATACAAAGCCAGTAGAAACACGAACTGTATGTTTACACTTAGCCATGTCCTGTGAGCTGTTCCAAAGGCTTACATATTCCTGTACTCACTATAACTCATCTAATGAGTCATAAACAAATTTGAATGCATTCAACTTCTGAATCAAATGAGTCCTGGGATTGTGCAATTTAGAATATGTGAAggctttcctgtttctttttggtaCTATGCAAGCATTCTACCTCATGAGCTATACATCTatcataaaatatacttttaaagaattcaaaatggtacaaaaaataagatggaattCTTACCTAAGTATTCAGGTGTTCCCATGATTTCCCGAAGCTCACATGCATTCCCAATTTTTCGAGACATTCCAAAATCTACAATTTTTATGTCCCCAAGTGGGTATATACTGCTCAAAAGTATATTCTGTGGCTAAATAAAGCACACAAAAGGTGATAAGCAACAGACAATGAAGGAGTGTACTTATCCTATTATCCTAGATTAAAGATATATTGAGTAGAACCTATTGCTTAGAACTTATATATTTCTTAGATACTTTATCCCATTATTCACTAACTCCCAATTAGGAGGAGTACATATTTCATGATAAGGAAATTAAGAAGCAGTCAAGAAGGacttttagtttttaagatgTACCAAATTCTGCCCACAAAAAGTTCAATTGGCAAGCACATatgcgcgcgtacacacacacacacatacacacacacacacacacacacacacatagagagagagagagagagagagagagaaagagagagagagagagaaagagagaaagagagaaagagatgtacAAGCCCATGAAGTCTTTGCAGTAGAGATGTTGCTCGAGCTAAGTCTTATAGGAAAGTTAAAAAGGTCTGTCTGATAGCAGAGTAAGCATGAAAGAATTAACATACATATCCCATCTAGAGTAGAAAGTGGTTCTGAATCACATGATGGCTGGCTCTACATGAGCTGGGCCTGACTGTCCCAAGGTTTATAGCTTAGACAGTAAGATGTGTATATCCTCCACTGTCTCCTAGAGACATATGACTTGACTTTACTGTTGCAGGTGCAGACTGACAGTGTCCCTGTCAGAGCCCACTGTAAGTGTAGAAGTGCTGCTCAAAGTCTCTGCATAAAAAAATCCTAACAGTCTGAACAGGGTGACAGGAGACCACTAGAAGAGACAAGTCACCTCTGTTGCCTGCTTCATGGTTTGGTATTAAAAGCCAGGTTTATAGGCTATCCCTGCTTCAAGTGCTGTATGAGTCACTTTGCCCTGATGAGGACAGACCAAAAATTTGCTGATCAGAGATAATCACCCTGGCACTTACTCTGTTGCCTCTTTCCCAACCATATGATTATAGGAGAGACGGTGGGGAGACTCGACTGGGAAAATTTCCTTCCTCTCCACGAGGGACAAATGTAGATGgtgctgggtttttgttgttgttggttttttgtgtgtttggttttagttttggttttgttttcttaagggataggagagacagctggacattgtacattttaaagtatttagagAATTTTCAAATGGATTCAAATTGAATCCAAGGTTGGGAAAAGATTTGGAAATCAGAGATAGGCCTGGGCTATGACATGCAGTGACTTGGAATTATGTTATGAAAGTGGCAACAGAACCAGAGGCTCATACAGGCAAACTGTCTAGGCAGAGCAGAGGCCATTGTTCAACAAACCCAAGACAGGCTCCTCCAGACTTTAAAGTCTGTGAGTGAAAGACAACAAAGAGCAGCATCACCAGAGAGCTCCACCGTGGTTCTAGGGACTAGGGAAGAGCAGCATCACCAGAGAGCACCACCGTGGTTCTAGGGACTAGGGTAAGGACTCTGACTAATCTGCACAAAGGCCACGACACTTTAGAGAAAGATGGGTGAGATCTGGAGCAGAGGAAAGAGGAGCAAAGAGAGTGCAGTGGACAGCAATCAGCACCAATCACTTCAAAGGGTGCCAGGAGAGATCGAGGTCGGGCCTCTAGGAGCAGGGTGAGCAGCACTAGTATGGATGTACTACTAGGATGATGGGTTTTACGTGATTTAACTCAAGCTTATCCCACATGCAGCTTCTCCTGTCTGCAATACAAAGTAAAGGCCTACACAGCTCACACAGCAGAGGGCACCCACTGCAGTCTGGAGGAGCACAACACAGCCTGTTTGTATCAATAGCACCCTAACACTGAACCTCCAAGAACACAGAAGGAACACAAATGTTGTGTTGGTTTAAATCACATTAACATACCTTTAAATCAAGGTGAACAATGTTATTCTGATGTAGATAATGAACTCCTTCAAGGATTTGTTTAATGAGTCTGATAACATCATTTTCAGATACCATTTCGGCTAACTCAGGTAAACACAGGTTGAAAATTTCTCCACCTGCAGCactgaaagaaaattcaaatggaaccttttaaaatcatttacctaaaaataaactttaaatactGTATACCTATTAAGTGAAAACCACACAGCCATGTAAATGTTAGTGTGTGTATACCAACTCTGTCTGTCAAAACTAAGAAACATGTAAGTAGGATTcagtggcctcaaacttaagTTCCAAGTTGAATGTTTCAAGCACCAATGTAGCTGTAAGCTGTCACTAATTAATCTGTACATAGCATTCCAAGGAAAGGATTTGCTGCTGACACTAGTTTATGACAACACAGAAAACACTATCAGCTGGTAAGGAACATGTCTGAAGGTGCCAAAGACATACACTTCACTTCAATCCTACTCCACTCATTCAAAACCTGAAAATTCATGAAACCAACTGGGGTGTCTTGAGAAAGGAGTGGGAGTCCATAATGTAGGCTGGCAATATACCTTTACCTCTCCCTGTTTAGTTAACACCATTTACTATAATTAAAAATCCCACTCAAAAATAGAGTGGTCTAACTATATTCCTGTAATGGTGCCAAGATATGATTAGCAATCATAATACTGAGAACACAATTCtaagaaagtaagaaataaaaagatgataCATTAGGTTTTCAGAAATTTGTTTGCTAGGCACTTTACAAGGTACAGAATACACCATGAACTGAGGAAATCATACAAAGCGAGACATAGGTCAGCAGGTTGCTCACAATTGTGTCACAGAAATCAAGAATTCATTCTGGCTACTGCTAAATGAGCTAGcacatgaacttttaaaatgtcttctacaATGACACAGTTAATCAACAGAACTTTGTAATTTCCTAACAAGAAAGGGTATCTTACAAAGTCAATGTTACCACTTGTAAATTATAGGCAAGGTCTCCTTCCAAGCTGTATTGTTTTAAGGGATGCTTTTTCCATATAGTCTTCAAGAAGTCAAAAAGTGTATGCCATAATTAATTTTAGTTTGCTCAAAACTCAGCATTATTAAAAACTCCATATGCCTATTTAGAAAACATGTTATTTGCACATGCTTCCAAAGCACTTAGTGGGAACAAAGTCTTCATTCACATCAGAGTAGAGATACAGTGACTGGACTAGTCTCGACATCTCTCCTCCATTTATAAAAAGATGCAACCATACCACCTTCTAGAAagtagcatttatttattcaaatagtCAAAGAAAGGACTAAAATAGTCACAGAGACGTTATAATTGGAATGAAATACTTTTATGTGGGctatatattttgataaaaattaaaattaaaaataaaataaggtgatTACAAGGACTTcagtttaatttataaaagtaaataatttgacttttaaaaagtttaaattgaGAACAATAGAACTATCAGAACTCCTAGCCACAGTAATTACTAAAGAAAGTTTACAGACAGTTACAAAGGATAGCAAAAGCAGTAACTCAAAACATACTCAGACACTGTATATAGTTGGACACACACTTATTCTTTGAGCTTGAAATAACTCCCAGGAATTTGCCCTGAAGCTCCACCTATGTATCACAggccaaataaaaaaataattaaaaacaaaaacaaaaacaaaaaacccaagaaagcCATACAATGGAGTTCTTTGGAACTTAGCCATATGTGGGTCTAGGGACATGGCACAGTGATACAGCATATATGCTTATTTGCTTAAAATGaatgagggcctgggttcaatgtccataacacacacacacatacacacacacacacacacacacacacacacacacacacacacaccatgtccaACTTTTTATATGTCTTTGAGTTCTAAATTATGCAAaccttttttttaatagtcaaaaattatttttaaagagttttataAGATGAAATCCTAACTCTGAATATAAACAGAAGCAGACGGATTTAACCTTCCTCCATATTTCTCACCCTGACTATATGCCATAGTGGGCCACACTTtagcttaaaagaaaaagtgggcTGGGGAAATCTAGCTGCTTTCTGCCAGGTGTGGTATTAGCAGGTTTAAGCAGAATTGACAGATACTCCACTGAAACCAGAGTGTTATGTAGAGCTGGCTGACCAGGTTCAGCTAGGGAAGATTCATGGAGACCTTTTGTGTGCAGAACCAGGAAGTCTGCAAACACCAATTCAACCACATCAGAAGGATACAGATTGGAGATTTAAAGCCTACTTGACAAATTTTAACCTTTGATAAATTTAGGACAAATTTggcatgaaagaaaaataatggaaaaaacgATTAGAGCCTACTAATTTGATCATAATAGGTTTTTAATTAATTCTATTCAACAGTTTAACAAAGCCATGAATACATAGTATTCACATACCCTATATGAATATATAGGGTTCCTGGATCCATTTTCAGATTGTGAACATGACCTATGCATAAAATACATTATGATTCTGAGAAATTTTGTTGTAGCTCTTCAGATGATCTCCAAACAGGATTTTACTATTATAGTCAATGCCTTGTATTCATCTCTATACCTAGTATTTCATTAGCTGTTTTAATGTTAGCTATTTTTCCCATAATTTACCAGAAAGGAACTAGAGTAAAGGCAGCCGAAGAACTTTTGAGAAAAATCATCATAAAATGCATGAACACTGAAATGGCACTGGTAGATATTTCCTAATATTTCCCGCTATGCTAATTTACTCTGAAGCTTCTAGAACACACTTTTATCTATCTTGTTCTGAGAAATGTATATACTACTCATTGTTCAGTAAATTACATGTCagtttaaccttttaaaaatcatcatttcCATTCACAAGTTTTAGTCAAATCTCTTTCCTTAcataaaacaatgatttttaaaaaccacatgaaCAAATCACTACTTCCTTACAACATAAATCCTAAAGCAAAACTCACAGGAGATGGGGTATAACTCAGCAGGCATGAGGATGAAGTTCTGAGCACTAAGCAGGGGTGGGGGCCTGCCTATAACCCTAAGCACATGAGATAGGGTCAGAGCATCTAAGGTGCTAGCAGGCCAACCAGATGGGCAGAAAAGGCACACTCCAGGTTTACTCAAAGACCCAGTCTCAATGTATAAGATGAAGATCAACTGAGAAGACATCGAAAATCTATCTCTGGATTCCATATGCTTGtgcattatacacacacaccacatgcaaacACAGAACATCACTCATactccatatacacatacaaataatgtaaaataggACAAATATACTTTTACACTCAAAGGGCAATGTACTGTGTACATTGACTGgtaaaaaaaattactatagtCTGTAGCATTATTTTCCCTAAAACAGTATTTATCTTTTCAGTTTGTGCTAAAGTGGATTTACTAAAGCCTATCAAAACAGGCGGTGAACTCAGTATTAATTTACTGTTCTCTTTCAAATGTTGTCCATCTTCATAAACTAGTAACTGTATTTGATGCTGAACTTGGTTAGCAAGCCATGATGATCTTAACAGTCTCATACTTCATCCATTACTGAGTGAGTATTTTAGTGTTTTCAATTTTTCACTAACCAGacgtatttgtttttcttttggctaCAGTTGCTGacattgctttttaaattgtatgtactATAAATGTCTTAACAATGTAGTAGACATCTTTTACAAGCCCTCTCCTTGAATCATTTCCTTGACATGTTTTactaaacaaataagtaaaacataaaacatgGCTTCTATTTTAGTTGTCATTAGATTATTTCTAGACAAAAACCTCAACTTATAAACTATTAATATGGAATTAAATTCTTTCAACTATATTCCCAAATTGTTGGGTTGCCTATAACTATTAATATGGAATTAAATTCTTTCAACTATATTCCCAAATTGTTGGGTTGCCTATGTTTGTTGCCTGCTGTTAATGAATTTTGGTCTTGATGTTTGAGGCTATATATTTAGCCTTGTCAAAAATGTATGAATATAAATCATGTCTCTCTAATATTTTATCAATAGTCAATGTTGTTGTGCTGTTATTATCTCTGGCATTCTGCAGCGTATTCCACCAATTAAAATAAGGACCTTAAATGTATGGAAGCACATACTTACTATTCTAACACCAAAATGATTTCCGTTGCATTTTCATAGACCTCATGCAGATTAATCACGTGGGGACAAGACCTGGCCAGCTCCAGCACAGCTATCTCATGCAGAATCTCTGCCCGGCAATCctgccctcttcttctctttttcaggAATTTGGCAGCATATTCCTGTCCAGTTGATTTTGATATACATTGTCTAACCACAGCAAATTTTCctctagaaagaaagaataggGCAATTTAATAATTCCAACTTAAGGTGAAGTCTTTCATGTGTCTGGGTCGTtagaaaattttcctttttgtataaGCTGACACAAATAGTATGTGCTCTTTTATTAAGTCTACAATGTTACTGCATAAGTGTAGATGATTATCATAGAATAAACTACTATTTTTACTATCAGTATAATACATTTTCAGTATATCTGATAATATCATTGGCCTATCAACTCTATGCCTCTAACAGATACACAAGGGATATGGATCCTATGGAAGGTATTCAACTGTATTTTGGGATCAAGTAAGAAATTAAGCCGGGCAgtagtagtgcacgcctttaatcccaccacttgggaggcagaggcaagcggatttctgaattcgaggccagcctggtctacagagtgagttcaaggacagccagggctacacagagaaaacctgtcttgaaaaaaaaaaaattaagtgtgatGAACAGTTTGGTATAAAGACACCAAGTAATGTCATGTCTATCATTTTAGGAAAGTATATGTGTTTTTATCTCTTTAATAGAAGTACTTAGCATCTTACCCAAACTTAAAAGCACAAAGATTATTTCTTCctggtatatgcatatattattatAAGCATTTGGTTTTACAAAGATATAAAGCTATTCTGAAGCTAGGATTATTCTAAGAACTAACAAACTATTGATTTGCATACTTCAATAAAAGGCAGTATACCCTTAAAAAGGAAGGTTTACATTCAATTCCAGAGGGTTTTCAGATTGAAGCCTACCATAAACCTGCTAGGCTTTAGTCTAAAATATTCCAATTTAATAACTAAGAGTAAACCACATTCTATTCTGATACTAACAGGTACAAATAAATCTCCAAAAACTGGTTATTTTAACTCCATTGCTACAGTTACTCTCAGAAATATACTTCTAACATAGATGGTCAGCTGATAGCAGGGTCAACCATTTAACCACTTGTGTGGGAATCAGGAGAAGAAACTGCTTGCTGGGTTTTATTTGTTATTCCCAAGGACCAGAACAACAGATTTCTCCTCATTATTTCCCAATTACCTCAAAATCAGTGTCAATAATCTAAAACATGTAgctaataattaaaaaagtatACAATCTCTAATATGAAGCCTACATTTATTAAACATATCTCAATGAAATAAACCGCCTATACAAACCTGATACTTTATTGTTCAGTGCCAAAAATTTCTAACTTTCTTGTCTCACAACTATGGAACAATTTCTCCCCTTAAAATGGATTTGTTTATTAAGTTTAACACCTACCAAGTCTTACTTAGATATAGAATCGAAAACTAGtctaaaacagaaaagggaattgAGGTTTTAGAAAAACCCTCACCAAGCTAGTAAGCCAAGGACATTATACATATCTGAAAGACAAGGCATTTGCAGTTATGATGACATCACTATACTCCAGTTAGCTGATGGCATCAATGAACTAgaactgtttcaaaaacaagtaGCAATATTAACAAGTTTTGTCTATTCTTACCTCACTACTTCAGCTTCCTAAGACTCTCTTAAACTACTCTTATATTCATAAGGACAAGGTTGGCCAAATGTCATGGGTGATGGTTCTTCTGACAGTGCTCACTGCCAAGGGACTGGAGACAGGGATGTGTCTAATCTAATTAATCAAGTCTATTAAAACAATCTATATTTAGCTAACTAACACATAATATCACCTGAAATGCTTCTGAACAAACGCTAGAGTCTGAATAGCTACTATAATACCACACATTTTGCTATGTTTTAAATCCACATTTGCTGCTgccgcctcctcctcttcctcatcttccctctcctcctttccccctcctgccccttcccttccccttctctttcttctcctcctcccctcaccccctcctccccctcctcctcccccaacccctcctcctcctcctcttggtttttcgagactttgcagccctggccatcctggaccAAGCTGGCTTCTCACTCAGAGATCCacagttgcctctgcctccagagtgctgggactaaataaaggtgtgcaccaccacatttgcatttttaaacatttgagaaAGTTACATCAACATATTTACACagttacatatatgcatatattcatataaatactGTGAAGCAAGATATTTTACCATTATTATCAGagttaggggaaaaaaacaagtATCTGCTTTATATTCTAAGGTGCCAGTTGTAGTTTAAGAAGTCTAACagtaatctttaaaatatgtccCTATACCAAACTGAAGAGAACTCATCAAGAAAATGTAAAGCCTTAATAAGAGTCAATGCACATCTTTAAAGGGCAAAGCTGACTAGATTTCCCAGCAGTGAAAGGTCTAGCCGTTACCCTCTGCATTCTAGAACACACAATAAAACACGAAGGGATGGGGAGGGTAAGCCACAAAGGAAGCTGACGTTTATTTCTGAATCTGCCTCACCCTTCTAACCACAAGGCCAATGAAACTTTGCctcagctgggggaggggtggaaaaAAACTTACCGAACATGGTAAAAAACAGGAACAATGCAGTTTAGTGAAAAATGAACTTAGACTTACGTTATATATTTCCCTTTGTGTTGCTAAAAAgacactttaaaattaatttttaaacccAGCTGGTATGGACAGATAACTTGTAGTTTTCCACATGCTAGAATTATGTTTCTAAATTACAAAATATGCAAGCctcccagaagaaaaaaaagaatgaacccAAACTTCACTTCATCAGACATGCACACTAAGACTGGTTACGAGCTTAACAGAGTTTTAAGATTTATGGAAgactttaaaaagtagaatttttAATTGCCAATGTTGAAAATTAAATGCACCAATATTTACCATGTGAGTCATTAGCCCAAAGCAATTAAAAGATGCGATTTAAGTCTCTTCCAGGAAGCCATCTGATGCTGGGACACTTGTAATCTGACTTTTGTTTTCATCATAACCTATAATGagcttttgctttaaaatgtttaaaagcaaACTTAACTCCAGATCAGGCTGGTTCCTTATGACATCACTTCACCTGTAGACAATTTAAAGTTAACAGTGGCCCCACTCAAGTCCTCTACAAAGTTAAAGGAAAAAAGCTCCCTTTAGCCTCTATGCCTATCATTTTGCAGTTAACCTAGTAAAGTTACTCATCCAAATAATAACctagaaaaacagagaagaatgCTGAAGTCTTTGTCTAAGTATCTGTTCAGAGCAATTTCCAAATGTTTTACAATAAAAGGCAACTTGAACACACTTAGTCTATCTTCTCAACTAAGTAAAGAGAGATAATATTCAACTAAGAAGACCACACAAATTGTGATCCAGAGCAAAGGAAGCTCAAGTAACTAGCTTAGTCTGAATAATATGATGCTACATGACACAAACTGGGCATCCCCAGTGACAAAAATGGATAGAAGAAAGGGAGacgaagaggagaaggagggacaaGACACAGAAGGAGACACACAGTCATCTAATAGCTTCAGCAGTCTTTTCACAAAGTAAAACTGTGAATAACACTGTGTCATCTACTAGGCCCCTGTTTTAACAATCAAAAGCAGAAAGTGGTCCAGATAGAGTAACTGAACAAAGGGATCCGTCTGGATACTGTCTCATATGATAAGTATTTAGGAAAACTAATGATGTTCAGctttgtttaaatatttcaaagactATCAAGTATATAGTGAATATAGCTACCAAAAGAAAACCATGTCTATTTATGAAGGAGAGATTAGCAGAGCAGGAAGCAAAACTTTGTATGTCTGCGAGATAGTTTCATCTCTGTTATGAAAAAGGGGCTATATGAaacatcagaaaaaaagagaaaggccaGGACTTGCTTCTACCTAAAACATAAAAGACACAAGTAAAGAATTACTTTTCATAGTCCAGCCAATTTGAGATTCCACACTGAGATCATACTGGATTTTTGTCTACCCATCAATACAAAACACTTTGTAAACCACTGTGGCATAAGCCAAACATTTGCctccatacaaacacacacacacacaaaaaaaaacaatatgacCTAACTCTTCACAACCATACTTGCTTTAAACCTAAGAAGACACACAACAGATAAGTAACTTGGCACAGGTTTTCTAATACATACTAAAAAATTACTGTAGTACTCAATGTCAAGGGCATGCTTGGCCATAAGAAATGCATACTTGATTAAGCCAAGGCAGAATTTATGCAGCCTTCTACTAATACAGACCACCAAGTCTTTGTAATATAAAACTGTGATATTAGACATGAGTTAAGTATCCTTTATTTATGAGAGTATGTACATGTGGAATGAAGAagtatctctttctctttcagacACAGTAGctaggaattgaaaaaaaaaaagtattaaaccAAAACATGTAACACTATATTAGCCCTTTACAAACATTAAGCAATTTAaccctaaaaaaaaatctacataaatTGAATGcaattatctttatttctttttcagatgAAACACTGGCACTAAGAGATGTTATAATTTAACTGAAGTCACACGGGTAATCAATGGCAGAGCCCAGATGGGGACTTGCAGCCTGAGCTGTCCTTTCCCATTTACAGATGCAGATGCAAAAAGAAATGAGATCTGGAGCTAGGTGGGATGTTTGATATGAACTCCTCCTCAGATTTAATTTTCTATTCAGCTAAGAAAATGGAGATGAAAGCTTTTCTTTCTAATCGCTGATAACAGTTCCAAGTTTTATAACACAAATAAAACTCTGAATTTAACCAGGACACATATCAAAGTTTCCTTACCTCCCAAGTTCTTTCGGTGTAAGCgtatagaaattattaaaattctcTGTTTTCATCGGCGTTTGAGGGGTTGTAGTTAGCAAGCCCGAGACACTTCGGCAATCGAATCTCCTCCGAGACATGTTGGTGACTGCCAGACCTGCTTCTCTAGTCACTGACTTTTACCTAGTtaaaaga is part of the Mastomys coucha isolate ucsf_1 unplaced genomic scaffold, UCSF_Mcou_1 pScaffold14, whole genome shotgun sequence genome and harbors:
- the Stk17b gene encoding serine/threonine-protein kinase 17B, which gives rise to MSRRRFDCRSVSGLLTTTPQTPMKTENFNNFYTLTPKELGRGKFAVVRQCISKSTGQEYAAKFLKKRRRGQDCRAEILHEIAVLELARSCPHVINLHEVYENATEIILVLEYAAGGEIFNLCLPELAEMVSENDVIRLIKQILEGVHYLHQNNIVHLDLKPQNILLSSIYPLGDIKIVDFGMSRKIGNACELREIMGTPEYLAPEILNYDPITTATDMWNIGIIAYMLLTHTSPFVGEDNQETYLNISQVNVDYSEEMFSSVSQLATDFIQSLLVKSPEKRPTAESCLSHSWLQQWAFGSLFHPEETSDSSQIQDLTLRSSEDKTSKSSCNGSCGAREDKENIPEDGSLVSKRFRFDDSLPSPHELVPDLFC